One stretch of Miscanthus floridulus cultivar M001 chromosome 18, ASM1932011v1, whole genome shotgun sequence DNA includes these proteins:
- the LOC136519638 gene encoding uncharacterized protein: MHQKEEKALRARVVETEKQRDAAVESAKNECKALRVEKQKLSESIDEMRALVRSSHNRAEEAQKTIEGLSGKLATATENWNVLWKSFRSVADVLRTPADDGQSWAQFIPRIPTRFQEFAKRCAQVCTKNVLAQVRVLAPEAPLSKIAEEAESQEYLDAVERMESEVEGLASRVVDSLNIDISLSDDNA, encoded by the exons atgcaccaaaaggaggagaaagcccttcgcgcccgggtagtggagacggagaaacagagagatgctgcggtggagtctgcgaagaatgaatgcaaag ctctccgagttgagaagcagaagctctcggagagtattgatgaaatgagggcccttgtccgttctagtcataatagagctgaggag gcccaaaaaactattgaaggcttgtccgggaagctggcgacggctactgagaattggaatgttttgtggaaatcttttcgttcagtagccgatgtcctccggactccagcggatgacgggcaatcttgggcgcagttcattccccggattccgactcgtttccaagagttcgcgaagaggtgtgcccaagtatgtaccaagaatgtgctggcccaggtccgggtccttgctccagaggcgcctctctccaagatagcagaagaagctgaaagccaagaatatcttgacgccgttgagaggatggagtctgaggtcgaaggtctagccagtagggttgtagacagtctaaatattgacatttccctttctgatgacaacgcctga
- the LOC136520470 gene encoding aquaporin PIP1-6-like: protein MAGGKLQDRLQAEEDVRVGVDRFPERQPIGTAADDLGRDYSEPPPAPLFEASELSSWSFYRAGIAEFVATFLFLYVTVLTVMGVSKSSPSKCGTVGIQGIAWAFGGMIFALVYCTAGVSGGHINPAVTFGLLLARKLSLTRAVYYVVMQCLGAVCGAGVVKALVGRALYESAGGGANAVGPGYTKGDGLGAEIVGTFVLVYTVFSATDAKRSARDSHVPVLAPLPIGFAVFLVHLATIPITGTGINPARSLGAAIIYDSPHGWHGHWIFWVGPFTGAALAAVYHQVVIRAIPFKSSAHY from the exons ATGGCAGGAGGCAAGCTGCAGGACaggttgcaggcggaggaggacgtGCGCGTGGGCGTGGACCGTTTCCCCGAGCGGCAGCCCATCGGCACGGCGGCGGACGACCTGGGCCGCGACTACAGCGAGCCTCCGCCGGCGCCGCTGTTCGAGGCGTCGGAGCTCTCGTCGTGGTCCTTCTACCGCGCCGGCATCGCCGAGTTCGTGGCCACGTTCCTCTTCCTCTACGTGACGGTGCTGACGGTGATGGGCGTGAGCAAGTCGTCCCCCTCCAAGTGCGGCACCGTGGGCATCCAGGGCATCGCGTGGGCGTTCGGCGGCATGATCTTCGCGCTCGTCTACTGCACCGCGGGCGTCTCGGGGGGCCACATCAACCCGGCCGTCACCTTCGGGCTCCTCCTGGCCAGGAAGCTGTCGCTGACGCGGGCCGTCTACTACGTGGTGATGCAGTGCCTGGGCGCCGTCTGCGGCGCCGGCGTCGTGAAGGCGTTGGTCGGGCGCGCGCTGTACGAGTCCGCGGGCGGCGGCGCCAACGCCGTCGGCCCCGGGTACACCAAGGGCGACGGCCTCGGCGCCGAGATCGTCGGCACGTTCGTGCTCGTGTACACCGTCTTCTCCGCCACCGACGCCAAGCGCAGCGCGAGGGACTCCCACGTCCCCGTGCTGGCCCCGCTGCCCATCGGCTTCGCCGTCTTCCTGGTGCACCTCGCCACCATCCCGATCACCGGCACCGGGATCAACCCCGCCAGGAGCCTCGGCGCCGCCATCATCTACGACAGCCCGCACGGGTGGCACGGCCAC TGGATCTTCTGGGTGGGCCCGTTCACCGGAGCGGCGCTTGCGGCGGTGTACCACCAGGTCGTCAtcagggccatccccttcaagtCCAGCGCTCACTACTAG